A single region of the Opitutaceae bacterium genome encodes:
- a CDS encoding KTSC domain-containing protein, with amino-acid sequence MHNRLIPVTSSNIEAVAFDELRERLYVVFKNRRQYRYDNVPSSLWEQLLVAGSKGGFFNLSIRDKFSATELTIHVLNEELDALPGAATEKKKASKPKARKLATLSNGMLAQYPFLRMV; translated from the coding sequence ATGCACAATCGTTTGATACCCGTCACCAGCAGCAACATCGAGGCTGTGGCGTTCGACGAACTCAGGGAGCGCTTGTACGTTGTCTTCAAGAACCGGCGGCAATATCGCTACGACAACGTACCCTCTAGTCTCTGGGAGCAATTGCTCGTCGCAGGCTCAAAGGGTGGCTTCTTCAACCTCAGCATCAGGGATAAATTCAGCGCAACCGAACTGACAATCCATGTGCTCAATGAAGAGCTGGACGCCCTTCCGGGCGCCGCCACCGAGAAGAAAAAAGCGAGCAAGCCCAAAGCCAGGAAACTGGCTACGCTGTCCAATGGGATGCTTGCGCAGTATCCGTTTCTCAGGATGGTTTAA